Within Raineyella sp. W15-4, the genomic segment GCGCCAGCGCCTCCACCTCGCGCAACTGACGGACATGCTCCTCGGCATCCTCCGGCAGTCCGTAGCCCACCGACACCGCCCGCGGCGGCCCGTCCGGGCTGTCCCGCACCAGCACGCCGTCCACCATCAGCTCCCCCAGCGTCGGCAGATCCGCCGGCAGGAAGAAGCCTCGGGACAGCGTCGGCTCAGCCGGTGACACCACCGGCCCGCCACCGCTGGCATCGGCCCGCGAGGCATCACCCGCCGGTTCATCGGGAAACGGAAGCTGCTCGTCCATGTCCATGACGCTACGTCCCCCCTCTGACATTAGCGAACACATGAACTATTATATCGCGCAGGGGGTCGCTCCGGAAGTCCCGTCGGCGAGCAGGACGCAGCGCCGTGGGAGAATGATCTTCATGGCCAAGCGCGGCAAGAACTCCCATGAGCCCGCCGGCACCCCTGCTCTGCAGGCGGTCGTCCGGGCCGGGATCCCGCACACGTTGCACGAGCACGCCGGCGACCTGCAGGCCACCGACATCCACGGCCGCGGCGAGATCGGCCCGGAGTCGGCCCGGCAGCTGGGAGTCAGCCCCGACCGGGTGTTCAAGACCCTGATCGCCGACTGCTCGGGCCGTCTGGTGGTGGGCGTGGTCCCGGTCAGCCACCATCTCGACCTCAAGGCGCTGGCCCGCGCCATCGGCGCGAAAAAGGCCCAGATGGCTGATCCGGCCGTCGCCGAACGCTCCAGCGGTTATGTGGTGGGCGGCATCTCGCCGCTGGGGCAGCGGACGCCGTTGCTCACCGTGGTGGACGATTCGGCGCTGGCGCAGCAGACCGTCTTCGTGTCCGCCGGGAAGCGGTCACTCAAGCTCGAGATCGCCCCGGACGACCTGATCCGGCTGCTCGACGCCCGGGTCGCCACCATCCGCACCCTGGACTGACCGCTCCCGGTCGGCTGACGGTTCTCGATCGGCTGACCGCTCCCGCGCGGGTTCCGGGGCGAACGCGCTCCACAGCAGCACCACCAGCATCGCCGCGAACGGCCACAGCAGCACCGCCACCGGGGAGTGCAGCGCGAGATCAACCGGCTCGCTCTGCCCGGCCACCGCGTGCGCGATCCGGTCCTTCAGCGGCACGGCGCCGACCACCCCGGCGCCCCAGGCAGCCAGCCCGGCGAGGATCGGCGCGGCCGCCGCCCAGACGACCACCCACCATCCGCGGCGCCGCAGCACCGCGACGGCCAGCAGCCCCAGCAACAGCCCACCGACCAGCCCGATCACCGCGTACCGCGCGTCGGCGACGAAGAGCTGGGTCAGGGCGAGTTCGCTGATCACCGCCTGACCGTCCGGCTGGACCGTGTAGCCGGGCAGCGGGGTGGTCGTCCGCCACACCACCCCGCCGGCCCCGCCGAGGAGCACCGCGGCCAGGACGTACACCACCACCGGCCACGGCCACCGGGCCCGCGCCGGGCGGCCCGGTGCGGCGCTGTCCGGCGTCGGGTCCTCCGGGGCGGAATCAGCCGTCATCCGGCGGCGCTCACGTTCGCCGGCCCCAGCAACGCCTTGAGATCGGCCATCACCGACACCGACGCGTCCACCCGCAGGCCGGGCTGGACCCGCCAGACGCTGGTGCCGCCACTGCCGCGCAGCCGCACCCGCACCTCGGTGGCACCCGGATGCGCGGCCAGCACGTCGCGCAACTGCTCGATCCGCGGCTGAGTGCAGCTCACCGCCGGGATGGTGATGACGATCGGCCCGTGTGGATCCTCGCTGATGTTGGGCAGCGTCACCTCGCGGGCGAAGATCGACACCGTCTCCTCCTCGCGGCGGACCGTCCCGCGCACCTGGACGATGGTGTCCGGGGCGAGGATCGGCGCGACGAGTTGGTAGACCTTGTTGAAGCACTTCACCTCGATCGAACCGCCGAGGTCCTCGACGTAGATCAGTGCCCACAAGTCGCCGCGCTTGTTCTGCTTGCGCACCACCTGGGTGATCATCCCGGCGATGGTGATCTGCTCGCCGTCCTTGGGCCCGTCCTCGTCGAGGATCTGCTCGATCCCACTGTCGGAGAGCCGGGCGAGCACCGGCTCCATCCCCTGCAGCGGGTGGTCGGAGACGTAGAGCCCGAGCATCTCCCGTTCGAAGGCGAGCTTGGTCCGCTTGTCCCACTCGTCGAGGTCGGGCACCACGACGGCGGTCGGATCGTCCTCGACGGTCTGGTCCCCGAACATGGCGAACAGGTCGTCCTGCCCGTTCGCCTCGTTGCGCTTGCGGCCGGTGATCTTGTCGATCGCCTCCTCGAAGCACTCCATCAGCCCGCGGCGGTGGTGTCCCATCGAGTCGAAGGCGCCCGCCTTGATCAGCGACTCGATCAGCCGCTTGTTGCACACCGCCAGCGGCTGCTGGTCGAGGAACTCGTTGAAGGTGGTGGCCCGGCCGCATTCCCGGCGGGTGGCGAGGATCTCCTCGACGACGTGCTCGCCGACGTTGCGCACCGCGGTGAGGCCGAACCGGATCGCCTTCCCGACCGGGGTGAACTGGGCAGCGGACTCGTTGACGTCGGGCGGCAGCACCTCGATGCCCATCCGCCGGCACTCGCCGAGGTAGACCGCCATCTTGTCCTTGTCGTCCTTGACCGACTGCAACAGCGCGGCCATGTACTCGACCGGGTAGTTCGCCTTGAGGTAGGCGGTCCAGTAGGACACCAGCCCGTACGCCGCGGAGTGGGCCTTGTTGAACGCGTAGTTGGAGAACGGCAGCAGGATGTCCCACAGCGTCTGCATCGACTCCTGCGAGTAGCCGCGCTCCAGCATCCCGTTCTTGAAGGTCTCGAACTGGGCGTCCAGTTCCTTCTTCTTCTTCTTGCCCATCGCCCGGCGCAGCATGTCGGCGCCGCCCAGGGTGTAGCCGGCCAGCTTCTGGGCGATCGCCATCACCTGCTCCTGG encodes:
- the ybaK gene encoding Cys-tRNA(Pro) deacylase, with translation MAKRGKNSHEPAGTPALQAVVRAGIPHTLHEHAGDLQATDIHGRGEIGPESARQLGVSPDRVFKTLIADCSGRLVVGVVPVSHHLDLKALARAIGAKKAQMADPAVAERSSGYVVGGISPLGQRTPLLTVVDDSALAQQTVFVSAGKRSLKLEIAPDDLIRLLDARVATIRTLD